The Nitrospira sp. KM1 genome includes a window with the following:
- a CDS encoding mechanosensitive ion channel family protein, whose translation MSPMYLARFFDRSFDWISTSGLRILLISTAIAVFLVIVKRLLMRFRRLYEGTLSAPAQIKRADTLSQVIRDVARVVILVVGGMMILSEVGIDLKPLLAAAGLGGLAIGFGAQSLVKDVISGFFILLEDSVQIGDAVEIAGVSGVVEEVNLRTITLRDGAGSVYVVPNGSIDKVKNMTKSYCYYLLDINVSYRENVDEVMAVVRALGEELRSDPAFGTDILEPLEMFGVDQFTDSAVVIKCRIKTTPTQQWRVGREMNRRIKNTFDARGIEMPFPHRTIYWGEPKHGTPPPVYVAQWRGEPAAST comes from the coding sequence ATGTCCCCGATGTATCTCGCGCGGTTCTTTGACCGGTCGTTCGATTGGATTTCGACATCAGGATTGAGGATCCTGCTTATCTCCACTGCCATCGCCGTTTTTCTCGTCATCGTGAAGCGGTTATTGATGCGATTTCGCCGCCTCTATGAGGGAACGCTCTCCGCTCCCGCACAGATCAAACGGGCCGACACGCTGTCGCAAGTGATCCGCGACGTGGCGAGGGTTGTGATCCTTGTCGTCGGAGGCATGATGATTCTGTCGGAAGTCGGCATCGATTTGAAGCCTCTGCTGGCCGCCGCCGGACTCGGCGGGTTGGCGATAGGCTTTGGCGCACAGAGCCTCGTCAAAGACGTCATCTCGGGGTTTTTTATCCTGCTCGAGGATTCGGTTCAAATCGGAGACGCCGTCGAGATCGCCGGTGTCAGCGGAGTCGTAGAGGAAGTCAATCTCAGGACGATCACGTTGCGGGACGGTGCTGGGAGCGTCTACGTGGTTCCGAACGGAAGCATCGACAAGGTCAAGAACATGACCAAATCGTATTGTTACTACCTCCTCGACATCAATGTCTCCTATCGTGAAAATGTCGATGAGGTGATGGCGGTCGTGCGGGCCCTTGGCGAAGAATTGCGCAGCGATCCGGCATTCGGCACAGATATCCTCGAACCGCTGGAGATGTTCGGCGTGGACCAATTCACCGATTCTGCGGTGGTGATCAAATGTCGTATCAAGACCACGCCCACACAGCAGTGGCGGGTCGGTCGCGAAATGAACCGGCGGATCAAGAACACATTCGACGCGCGCGGCATCGAGATGCCGTTCCCGCATCGCACGATTTACTGGGGTGAACCCAAGCACGGGACTCCTCCTCCAGTCTATGTCGCACAGTGGCGGGGAGAGCCGGCGGCGTCGACCTGA